The Manis javanica isolate MJ-LG chromosome 6, MJ_LKY, whole genome shotgun sequence genome contains a region encoding:
- the LOC108386427 gene encoding olfactory receptor 4C11, with protein MGTTSSVTEFILLGLTQDPMEQKMVFVIFLVFYVGTVVGNLLIIVTIKSSQTLGSPMYFFLFYLSLADSCFSTSTAPRLIVDALSAKKIISYNECMTQVFALHLFGCMEIFVLILMAVDRYVAICKPLRYPTIMRRQVCCILIVLAWIGSFIHSMAQIILALKLPFCGPNMIDHFFCDMQPLLKLACMDIYVINLLLVSNSGAICSSSFVILMISYIVILHSLRNHSAEGRKKALSTCTSHITVVILFFGPCIFIYTRPPTTFPMDKMVSVFYTIGTPFLNPLIYTLRNAEVKNAMRKLWHIKITSI; from the exons ATGGGAACTACTAG CAGCGTAACAGAATTCATACTCTTAGGACTGACACAGGATCCTATGGAGCAGAAAATGGTCTTTGTAATCTTCCTCGTATTCTATGTAGGAACAGTAGTGGGGAATTTGCTTATTATTGTGACCATCAAGTCCAGCCAAACACTTGGgagccccatgtacttcttcctgttttatttgtcCCTTGCTGATTCCTGCTTTTCAACTTCCACAGCCCCTAGACTCATTGTGGATGCTCTCTCTGCGAAGAAAATCATATCTTATAATGAGTGCATGACTCAAGTCTTTGCACTACATTTATTTGGCTGCATGGAGATCTTTGTCCTCATCCTCATGGCCGTTgatcgctatgtggccatctgcaagcccttgCGGTACCCAACCATCATGAGACGGCAGGTCTGCTGCATTCTGATTGTTCTTGCATGGATTGGGTCTTTTATACATTCTATGGCTCAGATTATCCTGGCCTTAAAGTTGCCTTTCTGTGGACCCAATATGATTGATCATTTTTTTTGTGATATGCAGCCCTTATTGAAACTTGCATGCATGGACATATATGTGATCAACCTGCTGCTGGTGTCTAATAGTGGGGCCATTTGCTCAAGCAGTTTTGTGATTCTGATGATCTCATACATAGTCATCTTACATTCTCTGCGAAACCACAGTGccgaagggaggaaaaaagctcTCTCCACTTGCACTTCCCACATCACTGTAGTCATCTTATTCTTTGGTCCGTGTATATTCATCTATACACGTCCCCCAACCACTTTCCCTATGGACAAGATGGTGTCCGTATTTTATACTATTGGGACACCCTTCCTCAACCCCCTCATCTACACACTGAGGAATGcagaagtgaaaaatgccatgagaAAGCTATGGCATATCAAAATTACTTCTATTTAA